In a single window of the Dinghuibacter silviterrae genome:
- a CDS encoding efflux RND transporter permease subunit, whose amino-acid sequence MGIIKFALRKPISILVLVAGLFFFGIKAVNSIKIDIFPQLDLPVIYLSHPYGGYTPAQMEAYFGKQYVNLLLYVSGVKSIETKNIQGLTLIKLTFYPGTNMAQAAAEVTAYAGRAQAIFPPGSQPPFILRFDASTLPVGELVLSSPIRSNNELMDMANVYVRAQFTSVPGLVSPAPFGGNVRTIVIKVDPELLRIHNLTADQVVAALDRNNQNTPAGNVRIGDINYLTPSNATEPTVKDFENIPLYVGQGVQNLYLKDVAKVEDGADITSSYALVNGKRSVYLPITKSAAASTWEVVQNLKKAIPRFQNNLPPDVKLSYEFDQSVYVINAVKSLMSEGAIGAILTGLMVLLFLGDVRGALIVILTIPTCIISGVLFLNLFGQTINIMTLSGLSLAIGILVDESTVTIENIHQHLDMGKPKSLAIWDACKEIAFPKLLILFCILSVFAPAFTMGGIPGSLFMPLSLAIAFSMITSYLMAQTFVPVMGNWLMKGHNKGKQSDEEEFKALHAEGRDKGWADKTAVVAEHRTKSGKVPLFDRFRARYLRFLDRFFPHRAIITIVYVVLTLLVSGFLLSRIGRDVLPRTNGSQFQVRLRNPDGTRLERTEMTMIRTLHILDSLVGHDNVEITSAFVGNHPSTFSTDPIYLFMSGPQDGVLQVALKEGYKVNLEDLKERFRRAMSETQPEVRVSFEPIELTDKILSQGSPTPVEIMISGKNHELNETEAFKIVDKLKGIPYMRDVQIGQSIRYPAININIDRVRAAQMGVDVNGIGRAMVPATSSSRFTDKNVWMDPKVGLGYLVQVEVPENQMTSIDDIKEIPLQSNQPRPVLGDVATITKGTLYGEADDIGAISELSVTANLHNTDQGTATRDVNKALQELGPTPRGISLEVRGLSPTLTDTLDSLQTGLIVAIVVIFLMLAANFQSFQVSMVVLFTVPAVILGSLLLLMAMGETLNLQSYMGIIMSVGVSISNSVLLITNAETLRMKNGDAVASAKEAAGLRIRPIIMTAVAMVVGMVPMASGLSEGGGQVAPLGRAVIGGLVASTFAALFILPLVFSWVQNKTSTKSVSLDPEDKESEHFIPSLYEHDAHQ is encoded by the coding sequence ATGGGAATCATAAAATTTGCGCTTAGAAAACCGATTTCGATACTGGTACTGGTAGCAGGGTTGTTTTTCTTTGGAATCAAGGCGGTCAACTCGATCAAGATCGACATCTTCCCCCAGCTCGACCTGCCGGTCATTTACCTGTCGCACCCTTACGGTGGGTATACCCCGGCCCAGATGGAGGCTTACTTCGGAAAGCAATACGTCAACCTGCTGTTGTACGTCTCCGGTGTGAAAAGCATCGAGACAAAGAATATCCAGGGGCTTACCCTGATCAAGCTGACCTTTTATCCCGGTACGAACATGGCCCAGGCGGCCGCGGAAGTCACCGCTTACGCGGGCCGCGCCCAGGCGATCTTTCCACCGGGTTCCCAGCCCCCCTTTATCCTCCGGTTCGACGCATCGACCCTGCCCGTGGGAGAACTTGTCCTCAGCAGCCCGATCCGGTCGAACAACGAGCTCATGGACATGGCCAACGTGTATGTCCGCGCCCAGTTCACCAGCGTTCCCGGGCTGGTATCCCCCGCGCCTTTCGGGGGGAACGTCCGGACGATCGTCATCAAGGTGGATCCCGAGCTGCTGAGGATACATAACCTGACGGCCGACCAGGTGGTCGCCGCCCTTGACCGGAACAACCAAAACACCCCGGCGGGCAACGTCCGGATCGGGGACATCAACTACCTTACGCCCAGTAATGCCACAGAGCCCACCGTCAAGGACTTCGAGAATATTCCCCTGTACGTGGGACAAGGGGTGCAGAACCTTTATCTGAAGGACGTGGCAAAGGTGGAGGACGGTGCGGACATTACGTCCAGCTATGCGCTGGTCAACGGGAAGCGCTCCGTCTACCTGCCGATCACCAAGTCCGCCGCCGCCTCCACCTGGGAGGTGGTTCAAAACCTCAAAAAGGCCATCCCCCGTTTTCAAAACAACCTTCCCCCCGACGTAAAGCTGTCCTATGAGTTCGACCAGAGCGTCTATGTCATCAATGCGGTCAAAAGCCTGATGAGCGAAGGGGCGATCGGGGCCATCCTGACCGGTTTGATGGTGCTTCTTTTCCTCGGGGACGTCCGGGGTGCCTTGATCGTCATCCTGACCATCCCCACCTGTATCATTTCGGGTGTACTTTTCCTCAACTTATTTGGACAGACGATCAACATCATGACGCTGAGCGGTCTGTCCCTGGCCATCGGTATCCTCGTGGATGAATCGACGGTGACGATCGAGAACATCCACCAACACCTGGACATGGGCAAACCCAAGTCGCTGGCGATCTGGGATGCCTGTAAGGAAATTGCTTTTCCAAAACTCCTCATCCTGTTTTGTATCCTGTCGGTTTTTGCCCCCGCGTTTACCATGGGCGGTATCCCGGGATCGCTTTTTATGCCGCTTTCGCTGGCCATTGCTTTTTCCATGATTACCTCCTACCTCATGGCCCAGACCTTTGTACCGGTCATGGGGAACTGGTTGATGAAGGGACACAACAAAGGCAAACAATCCGACGAAGAGGAGTTCAAGGCGCTGCATGCCGAGGGGCGGGACAAAGGCTGGGCGGACAAAACCGCCGTGGTGGCCGAGCACCGCACTAAAAGCGGGAAGGTGCCCCTTTTCGATCGCTTCCGGGCGCGCTACCTGCGTTTCCTGGACCGGTTTTTCCCGCACCGGGCCATCATCACCATCGTGTATGTGGTGCTCACGCTGCTGGTGTCCGGTTTTCTGCTGAGCCGGATCGGCCGGGACGTTTTGCCCCGGACCAACGGGAGCCAGTTCCAAGTGCGTCTGCGCAACCCGGACGGTACCCGTTTGGAGCGGACGGAAATGACGATGATCCGGACCCTCCACATCCTGGACAGCCTGGTGGGACATGACAACGTGGAGATCACCTCCGCGTTTGTGGGAAACCACCCCTCCACCTTCTCCACGGACCCCATCTACCTCTTTATGAGCGGGCCCCAGGACGGAGTGCTCCAGGTCGCCCTGAAGGAAGGCTATAAGGTCAACCTGGAAGACCTGAAGGAGCGCTTCCGCAGAGCGATGTCCGAAACCCAACCCGAGGTCAGGGTTTCCTTTGAACCCATCGAGCTCACCGACAAGATCCTTTCGCAGGGATCGCCCACACCTGTGGAAATCATGATCTCCGGCAAAAACCACGAATTAAACGAGACCGAGGCCTTCAAGATTGTGGACAAGCTCAAAGGGATCCCTTATATGCGTGACGTGCAAATCGGCCAGTCCATCCGCTACCCGGCGATCAACATCAACATCGACCGTGTCCGGGCTGCCCAGATGGGGGTCGATGTCAACGGCATCGGCCGGGCCATGGTTCCCGCGACAAGCTCTTCCCGGTTCACCGACAAAAACGTTTGGATGGATCCGAAAGTGGGTCTCGGTTACCTCGTCCAGGTCGAAGTACCGGAGAACCAGATGACGAGCATCGACGACATCAAAGAGATCCCGCTACAGTCGAACCAGCCGCGCCCTGTATTGGGGGACGTCGCGACGATCACCAAGGGCACCCTTTATGGGGAGGCCGACGACATCGGCGCCATTTCGGAACTATCGGTGACGGCCAACCTTCATAATACGGACCAGGGTACCGCCACCAGGGACGTCAACAAGGCGCTCCAGGAGCTTGGTCCCACGCCCCGCGGCATTTCCCTGGAGGTGCGTGGTCTCAGCCCGACCCTGACGGATACCCTGGACAGTTTACAGACAGGACTGATCGTCGCCATCGTCGTCATCTTCCTGATGCTGGCGGCCAACTTCCAGTCCTTCCAGGTCTCCATGGTCGTGCTGTTTACGGTGCCCGCGGTCATATTGGGATCCCTGCTGCTGCTCATGGCGATGGGAGAAACCCTCAACCTCCAGAGCTATATGGGGATCATCATGTCGGTGGGCGTATCGATCTCCAACTCCGTCCTCCTGATCACCAACGCAGAAACCCTGCGAATGAAGAATGGGGACGCGGTAGCTTCCGCCAAAGAAGCGGCCGGTCTTCGTATCCGGCCCATCATCATGACCGCCGTTGCGATGGTGGTCGGGATGGTCCCCATGGCCTCCGGTTTGAGCGAGGGCGGGGGACAGGTCGCTCCCCTGGGCCGCGCCGTCATCGGCGGGCTCGTAGCCTCTACTTTTGCCGCCCTTTTCATCCTGCCCCTCGTATTTTCGTGGGTACAGAACAAGACCTCCACGAAGTCGGTGTCCCTGGACCCCGAAGACAAAGAAAGTGAACACTTTATCCCTTCATTGTATGAACATGACGCTCATCAATAG
- a CDS encoding efflux RND transporter periplasmic adaptor subunit — protein sequence MNMTLINSRLILGALLASGFLMDSCGSSSAKPDNDTTAAAPVVTNTFALQKGKLSTDFNVPGELIAYQQVDLYAKVNSFVKKLYVDIGSEVTTGQILATMEAPEITSQIDAASARVKAQESIFIASKANYDRMYETSLTPGTISQNDLDQAAARKNSDSAQLEAARSNLKEAVDTRDYLVLKAPFSGVISARNINPGAYVGPSGKGQDLPMFTLQQQSLLRLVVSVPELYTGYLSDKDIVKFTVKALPNQPFTARVRRLAGAIDNRLRSERIEMDVENPRNQLLPGMVAEVSVPLPSNDSTFLVPRTAVVNSTEKIFVIRANNGKAEWITVKTGREASGRIEVYGDLKEGDTLVTAASEEIRDGSALSNTKITPASK from the coding sequence ATGAACATGACGCTCATCAATAGCCGCCTGATTCTCGGCGCCCTGCTGGCTTCCGGTTTCCTCATGGACAGCTGCGGCAGTTCCTCCGCCAAACCCGACAACGACACGACCGCTGCTGCGCCCGTGGTCACGAATACGTTCGCGTTGCAAAAGGGAAAGCTTTCCACCGATTTCAACGTTCCCGGTGAGCTGATCGCCTATCAACAGGTAGACCTCTATGCAAAGGTCAACAGCTTTGTCAAAAAGCTGTATGTCGATATTGGCTCCGAAGTGACCACCGGGCAGATCCTGGCCACCATGGAGGCCCCGGAGATTACCTCGCAGATCGACGCCGCCTCCGCCCGCGTCAAGGCGCAGGAATCCATATTTATCGCCAGCAAGGCCAACTACGACCGCATGTACGAGACCAGCCTGACCCCGGGCACGATCTCCCAGAACGACCTGGACCAGGCGGCCGCCCGCAAGAATTCGGACTCCGCCCAGCTCGAAGCGGCGCGCTCCAACCTGAAGGAAGCGGTGGATACCCGGGACTACCTCGTGCTCAAGGCGCCGTTCAGCGGCGTCATCAGCGCGCGTAACATCAACCCGGGGGCTTATGTCGGTCCTTCGGGCAAGGGCCAGGACCTGCCGATGTTCACCCTCCAGCAACAAAGCCTGCTGCGTCTGGTCGTCTCCGTGCCGGAGCTCTACACCGGCTATCTTAGCGACAAGGACATTGTCAAATTCACGGTCAAGGCCCTGCCCAACCAGCCCTTTACCGCCCGCGTCCGCCGGCTTGCCGGGGCCATCGACAACCGTCTCCGCTCTGAACGCATAGAAATGGACGTCGAAAACCCCCGGAATCAACTGCTGCCCGGTATGGTCGCCGAGGTCAGCGTCCCCCTGCCCTCCAATGACAGCACCTTCCTGGTACCGCGCACGGCCGTCGTCAATTCGACTGAGAAGATTTTTGTCATCCGGGCCAACAACGGCAAGGCCGAATGGATTACCGTAAAGACCGGCCGGGAAGCCAGCGGGCGGATCGAGGTGTATGGAGACCTAAAGGAAGGAGATACACTGGTAACGGCGGCTTCGGAAGAGATCCGGGACGGATCCGCGCTGTCGAATACGAAAATAACGCCGGCCTCCAAATAA
- a CDS encoding zinc-ribbon domain and TM2 domain-containing protein: MYCSNCGAQIDDNAVVCVKCGVLTGNVPVSKVADPDLVGYDWLTALLLCWFLGWLGVHSFYTKKTGIGIAQLLTLGGCGIWQLVDLIMIIVGSYRDGLGRPLVRK; the protein is encoded by the coding sequence ATGTATTGTTCCAACTGCGGCGCCCAGATCGACGATAACGCAGTCGTTTGCGTCAAATGCGGCGTTCTCACAGGCAATGTACCCGTATCCAAAGTCGCCGACCCAGACCTCGTCGGCTATGACTGGCTTACCGCGCTTCTCCTCTGCTGGTTCCTCGGCTGGTTAGGCGTACACAGCTTTTACACCAAAAAGACCGGCATCGGCATCGCCCAACTCCTCACCCTCGGCGGGTGTGGTATCTGGCAGCTTGTAGACCTTATTATGATCATCGTTGGCAGCTACCGGGATGGCCTGGGCAGACCGTTGGTCAGGAAGTAA
- a CDS encoding DUF2752 domain-containing protein — MAWADRWSGSKRTVWALALLAAPVLVFCVDYHAGDRDLSFCLFKLMTGHPCYGCGTLRGLSAVLHLDPMAAWRLNKLNALRIPLLGALYVQALLKLVSRRKIVGAVHPLPAREIGEIHRLES; from the coding sequence ATGGCCTGGGCAGACCGTTGGTCAGGAAGTAAACGCACCGTCTGGGCGCTTGCGCTCCTGGCGGCACCCGTCCTGGTCTTTTGCGTGGACTATCACGCAGGAGACCGGGACCTTTCATTTTGTTTGTTCAAGCTGATGACCGGGCATCCTTGTTATGGATGCGGGACGCTCCGCGGGTTGTCCGCGGTGTTGCACCTGGACCCCATGGCGGCGTGGCGGCTCAATAAGCTCAACGCCTTGCGGATCCCGTTGCTCGGGGCGCTGTACGTGCAGGCCCTCCTAAAACTCGTCTCCCGCCGCAAAATCGTTGGCGCGGTACATCCACTGCCCGCTCGTGAAATCGGGGAAATCCACCGTCTGGAATCCTAG
- a CDS encoding Gfo/Idh/MocA family protein: protein MHTRRDFVKNVSLASAGLFAGSNVLAGSLIPGLNLDAKAVRLGIIGVGFRGESHLALALRRPDVEVVAICDVDDQMLQRAHNIIAKSGKPAPKVFTGSDYAYRDLLALQGLDGVIIATPWEWHAPMVLDALAAGIKYVATEVILGITLQDHWDVVKAAESRKAHVMMLENVCYRRDVMAVLNMVRQGVFGELLHLQGGYQHDLRGVKFNDGQPPYNHGVEFGPKAFSEARWRTNHSVHRNGDLYPTHGVGPLAMMTGINRGNRFLSLSSFATKTRGLHNYIVANGGENHPNAKVRFRLGDIVTTQLHCANGETMLLQHDTNNPRPYSLGFRVQGTEGLWMDVANSVYVQGKSAHEDEWDVATDWLKKYDHPLWQRWSKDTEGAGHGGMDFFVLHGFVEAIKRGVATPMDVYDAATWSVITPLSESSIELGFQTVDFPDFTSGQWMYRANDFAAGDEF from the coding sequence ATGCATACCAGAAGAGACTTCGTCAAAAACGTATCCCTGGCGTCTGCCGGGCTATTTGCGGGATCCAATGTATTGGCCGGATCCCTGATACCGGGTTTGAACCTGGACGCCAAAGCGGTGCGCCTTGGCATTATTGGCGTGGGTTTCCGTGGGGAAAGCCACCTTGCGCTGGCACTCCGCCGCCCGGACGTGGAAGTCGTCGCCATCTGCGATGTGGATGACCAGATGCTCCAAAGGGCGCACAACATCATTGCCAAATCCGGCAAACCCGCGCCAAAGGTATTTACCGGGAGTGACTATGCCTACCGTGACCTGCTTGCCCTCCAGGGGTTGGACGGGGTCATCATCGCCACGCCCTGGGAATGGCACGCGCCCATGGTGCTCGACGCACTTGCGGCGGGGATCAAATACGTGGCGACGGAAGTCATCCTGGGGATCACCCTCCAGGACCATTGGGACGTGGTCAAGGCCGCGGAAAGCCGGAAGGCGCACGTGATGATGCTGGAAAACGTCTGTTATCGCCGGGATGTGATGGCAGTGCTGAATATGGTTCGACAGGGTGTTTTTGGAGAGCTGTTGCACCTCCAGGGAGGCTACCAGCACGACCTGAGGGGCGTGAAGTTCAACGACGGCCAGCCCCCCTACAACCACGGCGTGGAGTTTGGCCCCAAGGCCTTCTCCGAAGCCCGCTGGCGGACCAACCACTCGGTACACCGGAACGGCGACCTTTATCCTACACACGGCGTCGGTCCGCTGGCTATGATGACGGGGATCAACCGGGGGAACCGCTTTTTGTCGCTGTCCAGTTTTGCCACCAAGACCCGGGGGCTGCACAATTATATCGTGGCAAACGGCGGAGAAAACCATCCCAACGCCAAGGTGCGTTTCCGGTTGGGCGACATCGTGACCACACAGCTCCACTGTGCCAACGGAGAAACGATGCTTCTCCAGCACGATACCAATAACCCGCGCCCCTATTCCCTGGGCTTCCGGGTACAAGGCACCGAGGGGCTTTGGATGGACGTGGCGAATAGCGTCTATGTACAAGGTAAAAGCGCACACGAGGACGAGTGGGACGTGGCCACGGACTGGCTGAAGAAATACGACCACCCGCTTTGGCAACGCTGGAGCAAGGATACCGAGGGCGCCGGGCATGGAGGCATGGACTTTTTTGTACTCCATGGCTTCGTGGAAGCGATCAAGAGAGGTGTCGCCACGCCGATGGATGTCTACGACGCCGCCACCTGGAGCGTCATCACCCCTTTGAGCGAGTCGTCCATCGAGCTAGGATTCCAGACGGTGGATTTCCCCGATTTCACGAGCGGGCAGTGGATGTACCGCGCCAACGATTTTGCGGCGGGAGACGAGTTTTAG
- a CDS encoding sigma-54-dependent transcriptional regulator gives MSSTILIIDDEEKLRQLLARILQLEGYQLLQAGNLRQGLQSLQQQEIDVVICDVKLPDGSGVEAVQQIREKSPLTEIILLTAYGNIPDSVKAIKNGAFDYITKGDDNDKIIPLVARAEERVQMQRRITQLEARVGKQYAWDSIIGKSASLRQAIALARKVADTPTTVLLTGETGTGKEVFAQAIHQESSRKNKPFVAINCSAFSKELLESEIFGHKAGAFTGATKDKKGLIEEAQGGTLFLDEIGEMPMELQAKLLRVLESKEFIKVGDTKTLRVDVRIIAATNRDLAEEVKTGHFREDLLYRLNVFTIELPPLRSRKDDIPALANHYLEVFSSKTNRKGLTLDPQALSLLEAHEWKGNIRELKNVLERAVILAEGGVLSPEDLPLDIQMSVPHSAPHVLSAFDLASVEKLHIQRVLNHTKWNKAEAARLLNIGLTTLYRKIDEYKLDEGR, from the coding sequence ATGTCCTCCACTATTCTGATCATCGACGACGAGGAGAAGCTGCGCCAGCTCCTGGCTCGTATCCTCCAACTCGAAGGCTATCAGCTCCTGCAGGCGGGCAACCTCCGCCAGGGTTTGCAATCGCTGCAACAACAGGAAATCGACGTTGTCATCTGTGATGTAAAGCTCCCCGACGGCAGCGGGGTGGAGGCGGTCCAGCAGATCCGGGAAAAGTCGCCGCTGACGGAGATCATCCTGCTCACTGCTTATGGGAATATACCCGACAGTGTAAAGGCCATCAAAAACGGCGCCTTTGACTATATCACTAAAGGCGACGACAACGACAAGATCATCCCGCTCGTGGCCCGGGCGGAAGAACGCGTCCAGATGCAGCGACGCATCACCCAGCTTGAAGCCCGGGTGGGCAAACAATACGCCTGGGACAGCATCATCGGCAAGTCAGCCTCCCTCCGCCAGGCCATTGCACTGGCACGAAAAGTAGCGGATACACCGACGACCGTTTTGCTGACAGGAGAGACGGGTACCGGAAAAGAAGTATTTGCGCAAGCCATCCACCAGGAAAGCAGCCGTAAAAACAAACCTTTTGTCGCCATCAATTGCAGCGCCTTTTCCAAAGAGCTGCTCGAAAGCGAGATCTTCGGCCACAAGGCCGGGGCGTTCACCGGGGCAACGAAGGACAAAAAGGGACTTATCGAAGAAGCCCAGGGGGGCACGCTTTTTCTTGACGAGATCGGTGAAATGCCGATGGAGCTCCAGGCCAAACTCCTCCGCGTCCTGGAAAGCAAGGAGTTTATAAAGGTAGGGGACACCAAGACCTTACGGGTGGATGTCCGGATCATCGCGGCGACCAACCGCGACCTCGCCGAAGAAGTCAAGACGGGTCACTTCCGGGAAGACCTGCTCTACCGGCTCAACGTGTTTACCATCGAACTGCCTCCGCTGCGGTCCAGAAAGGACGACATACCGGCCCTGGCCAACCATTACCTGGAGGTTTTTTCCAGTAAAACCAACCGGAAGGGGCTTACCCTCGATCCGCAAGCGCTGAGCCTCCTGGAGGCCCATGAATGGAAGGGCAACATCCGGGAGCTCAAAAACGTCCTGGAAAGGGCCGTTATCCTGGCGGAGGGCGGTGTGCTTTCCCCCGAAGACCTCCCCCTCGACATCCAGATGTCCGTTCCCCACAGCGCGCCCCACGTCCTGAGTGCCTTTGACCTGGCGAGCGTAGAAAAATTACACATCCAGCGCGTCCTAAACCATACCAAATGGAACAAGGCGGAAGCAGCGCGCCTGCTCAATATCGGGCTGACGACCCTCTACCGGAAGATCGACGAGTATAAGCTGGACGAAGGGCGGTAA
- a CDS encoding sensor histidine kinase codes for MQLKTKLTAGLIFLFLVILALGAVGIYSVHRLAADSEAVLRDNQNSVLYCGTMLESLDTRDSGFAAFERALVLQEHNVTEPGEGALTSALRAAFDSLKQHPADSTLYPRVRQLLYGISEVNERPIQRKSQVATNTAHRAILWMSLIVAALTLVALLFILNFPEAVSRPIQEQNEAKTNFIATISHELKTPLSSIKMAGRLLEDERVGALNAEQKELVGQVTDDANRLLRITGELLHLTQAETGRIQLQINLVAPSLIVETATRAVSFQAHQKSIQIVTDVQDEDYLVYADAEKSSWVLINYLTNAIRYSREDGLVTVTVQAHDQGTVGFVVRDQGPGIDAKYLPKLFDRYFRVPGNRDQTGSGLGLAISKEFIEAQGGTVGVWSEPGYGSAFSFELPGAKT; via the coding sequence ATGCAACTCAAAACCAAACTCACCGCGGGCCTGATTTTCCTCTTCCTGGTCATCCTTGCCCTGGGTGCAGTGGGTATTTATTCCGTTCACCGGCTCGCTGCCGATTCGGAGGCGGTCCTGCGGGACAACCAGAATTCGGTGCTTTACTGCGGGACCATGCTGGAAAGCCTGGACACGCGCGATTCTGGCTTCGCCGCTTTTGAACGCGCCCTTGTCCTCCAGGAGCACAACGTTACCGAACCAGGAGAGGGCGCCCTTACTTCAGCCCTGAGGGCCGCTTTCGACAGCCTGAAACAGCACCCCGCCGACAGCACCCTTTACCCCCGTGTCCGGCAACTTCTTTATGGCATTTCCGAAGTCAACGAACGGCCGATCCAGCGCAAAAGCCAGGTGGCGACCAATACGGCCCACCGGGCCATTCTCTGGATGAGCCTGATCGTTGCGGCCCTGACCCTGGTCGCCCTGCTCTTTATCCTGAACTTCCCCGAGGCGGTGTCCCGCCCCATCCAGGAGCAAAACGAGGCCAAAACCAATTTTATCGCCACGATTTCCCACGAGCTCAAAACCCCCTTGTCCTCCATAAAAATGGCCGGGCGCCTCCTGGAAGACGAACGGGTCGGTGCCCTGAACGCGGAGCAGAAGGAATTGGTCGGCCAGGTCACCGACGACGCCAACCGTCTCCTGCGCATCACGGGTGAACTGCTCCACCTCACCCAGGCGGAGACGGGTCGTATCCAGCTCCAGATCAACCTCGTGGCGCCCTCGCTGATCGTAGAAACGGCCACCCGAGCGGTGTCCTTCCAGGCCCACCAGAAAAGCATCCAGATCGTCACGGATGTCCAGGACGAAGACTATCTGGTCTATGCAGATGCGGAAAAGTCGTCCTGGGTCCTGATCAACTACCTCACCAACGCCATCCGCTATTCCCGGGAGGATGGGCTCGTCACGGTGACCGTACAGGCACACGACCAAGGGACCGTGGGTTTTGTCGTCCGTGACCAGGGCCCCGGTATAGATGCAAAGTACCTGCCGAAACTCTTCGACCGGTACTTTCGCGTTCCCGGCAACCGGGATCAGACCGGCAGCGGTCTGGGGCTGGCTATTTCCAAGGAATTTATCGAAGCCCAGGGGGGCACCGTCGGGGTGTGGAGCGAGCCGGGGTATGGGTCCGCGTTTAGCTTCGAGCTGCCCGGGGCGAAGACCTGA
- a CDS encoding PepSY-like domain-containing protein: MKTLFFLLLIGAVSPTLAAYKPTGTVPAAVTSSFEKRYPDALVKKWMPVSLNDYAVRFKLHDVKYTAVFQTNGKWEKTVRIYAPTHRIPDGVRQGFRHSGYEGCNIDGIKEVITPEGSTYVIAVDDGNYYDSDHHDVFTTDYLLTFTADGKMIGAHRAEFRDSAGL, encoded by the coding sequence ATGAAAACACTATTTTTTCTACTCCTGATAGGGGCCGTGTCCCCCACCCTTGCGGCGTATAAACCGACAGGCACCGTCCCTGCCGCCGTGACTTCCTCTTTTGAAAAACGCTATCCCGACGCCCTGGTCAAAAAGTGGATGCCGGTGAGCCTCAATGACTATGCCGTCCGCTTCAAGCTCCATGACGTCAAGTATACCGCCGTTTTCCAAACCAATGGGAAATGGGAAAAAACCGTCCGGATCTACGCGCCGACCCACCGGATTCCCGATGGCGTCCGGCAGGGTTTCCGGCACAGCGGGTATGAGGGTTGTAACATCGACGGGATCAAAGAGGTTATTACACCCGAGGGAAGCACGTATGTCATCGCGGTGGATGATGGCAATTACTATGATTCCGATCACCACGACGTCTTTACAACAGATTACCTGCTGACCTTTACAGCGGATGGGAAAATGATCGGTGCGCACAGGGCGGAATTCCGCGACAGCGCGGGGTTGTAA
- a CDS encoding response regulator transcription factor, with protein MESARILLVEDERKIAESLQQGLGEQQFSVDIARDGLEGKKRSQETPYDLYIIDINLPLLDGYELCRLVRASDEHAKIILLTALGTTEHKLNGFQAGADDYIVKPFDFKELVARVGVLLRRSPAFVAEKRYLHAANLTMYLDTQEVTRDGLAIALTAKEFQLLEYLVRNKNKIVSRVDIARDVWDIDWETRTNVIDVYVNFLRKKIDRDFNPKLIHTLVGRGYILKDHLL; from the coding sequence ATGGAAAGCGCCCGCATTCTCCTGGTGGAAGACGAAAGAAAGATCGCGGAATCCCTGCAACAGGGGCTGGGTGAACAACAGTTTTCGGTGGATATCGCCCGGGACGGCCTGGAGGGTAAAAAACGGTCCCAGGAGACCCCTTATGACCTGTACATCATCGACATCAACCTCCCCCTCCTCGACGGATACGAGCTTTGCCGGCTCGTCCGGGCTTCCGACGAGCACGCCAAAATCATCCTCCTGACCGCCCTGGGTACGACCGAACACAAGCTCAACGGCTTCCAGGCGGGTGCGGACGACTATATTGTCAAACCCTTCGACTTCAAGGAGCTGGTGGCGCGTGTCGGGGTCTTGCTCAGACGGTCTCCGGCGTTTGTCGCTGAAAAGCGGTATCTCCACGCGGCCAACCTGACCATGTACCTGGACACACAGGAAGTGACCCGGGACGGCCTGGCGATTGCGCTTACGGCCAAGGAATTCCAGTTGTTGGAATACCTCGTTCGGAATAAGAACAAGATCGTGTCCCGGGTGGACATTGCCCGGGATGTCTGGGACATCGACTGGGAAACAAGGACCAATGTGATCGATGTATACGTGAACTTTCTGCGTAAAAAGATCGACCGGGATTTCAACCCCAAATTGATCCATACCCTGGTGGGGAGAGGGTACATCCTCAAAGACCATCTGCTTTGA